The Paenibacillus sp. 481 DNA window ACTATGCTGGACAATTACGAGCCGCGAGCGTCGCAGGAGCAAATGTTTAACGAGGTAATGGACTGCTTAGATAATGATCGACATTTGCTCATTGAAGCAGGAACTGGTACAGGTAAATCGTTAGGATATTTGCTGCCATCGCTTTACTATAGTATTGAACAAGAGAAAAAAGTAATCGTAAGTACACACACGATCAATTTACAGGAACAGCTTAGACAGCGTGATTTGCCATTGCTTGAGCAGATTATGCCTGTTCCATTCAAAGCTTCTGTCTTAAAAGGTCGCAGTCACTATTTGTGTTTGCGAAAATTTGAACATAAAATAATTAACAGTGAGTATACACATGCGCGCGACGATGTGCTTACTGCTGCACAGATGATCGTGTGGCTAAGCCACACGGAGCATGGTGACGATGAGGAACTCCACCTCGTGCATAAGGGACCTGATTTTTGGGATACGGTATCAAGCGATAGCGATTCGTGTCTGAACCGTGCTTGTCCTTGGTTCCGTCGTTGCTTCTATCATCGTGCGAAGAATGATGCCAATTTGTCCGATGTCATTATTACGAACCATTCTCTTTTGTTTACGGATGTAATTGCTGAACATCGCTTGTTGCCGACGTATGAACATTTGGTCATAGATGAGGCTCATCATTTTGAGGAAACGGCAGGTAAGCACTTAGGAACGCATGTGCAATACTTCTCGTTAGTCCATCCGATGACAAGGTTGTTTAAAGACAGCAAGAACGGAGCGTTAATATTGCTCCAACAAGTGCTGCGATTGTCTGGAAATGAAAAAGCGCTTATTTGGGCGGAAGGCATTGAAAAGCTGCTGACGCAAATTGTGAATGTTAAAGAGCAATGGGATCGCTTGCATGACCAATTGTTTCAGTTGCTTCCAGCTAATGAAACTGGCCAAATCGAAGCCGGACAAGTTGTATTGCGCTTGAAGTCAGGTGAGCGTCCAGAGACGTGGAATGACGTTACGGAAATTGAGGCAGACATTCATACGCGCTTGAACGAAATCGTTCGCTCTGGCGAGAAGCTAGTCCAAGAATGGAAAGACATGGACGATGACGAACTGCAAAGCGTCGTTGTCGACGTTACTGGACTGTTTAAGGAACTCGGTCAAGTGCGCGACGATTTCCGCTTGTTTATGCAGGGGACAGATCCAGAGACGGTCTACTGGATGGAAGGCAACAGCCAATATCGGGCCAAATCGATGCAGCTTTACGCTGTGCCGGTTGATGTGAGCGAAGCGTTGAAACGCTACTTTTTTGAACCGAAAAAGAGCGTCATTTTGACGTCCGCTACGTTGTCGGTAGATAAGTCATTCCATTTTGTGGCTGAGCAGATCGGTTTGAAAGATGCGGAAAAGGATGGGCGTCTGCATACGGTTATTTTGCAGTCACCGTTTAATTATCGCGAGCAAGCACTCGTTGTGATCCCGCGTGATTTTCCGAGTGTCAAAGGAGCGAGCGACGCTAAATTCAACAATAAGCTTGCTCAATCATTAGCTGAAGTCGCTAAAGTGACTAAAGGGCGCATGCTTGTCTTATTTACGTCGTATCGAATGCTACGTGAAGTGTACGAGCCGCTAAAGGAATCGCTAAGCGTCGAAGGTATTCAGGTACTCGGACAAGGCATTGATAGCGGTAATCGGAGTAAATTGACTCGTCGATTCCGTGACCAGTCTGCATCTGTTTTGCTTGGAACGAGCAGCTTCTGGGAAGGAGTCGACATCCCAGGTGATGCTCTGATGTGTTTAGCTATCGTTAGACTTCCATTCCAGCCGCCTAACCATCCGCTGGTTGAAGCAAAATCAGAGCGCTTAAAGAGACAAAATCAAAACCCGTTTCGCAAATATTCTGTACCGCAGGCTGTAATTCGCTTTAAGCAAGGCTTCGGACGTCTTGTCCGCACCACTCAAGATAAAGGCATCGTCATCATCTACGATACGCGCGTCATAGAGACGAGCTACGGAAAGCATTTTTTGTACTCGTTACCGGGACCAAAGATGGAACATATGGCTACGGAACATTTAGTACCGCGTATTCAAACTTGGTTAGAGGACAACAAGAAAGACGATTCGGAGCAATGAGAGGAGACTTGCAATGAAAAGTATGAAAATATCGGAAGCGGTCGTGCGACGCTTGCCGGTTTACTTGCGACACCTGATTGAATTAAAGCAGCGTGAAGTATTAACGGTATCGTCTCAAGATTTAGGGCAAAAATTGGACTTGAATCCAGCACAAATCCGTAAAGATTTGGCTTATTTCGGTGATTTTGGCCGTAAAGGTATCGGCTATGACGTCTCTTATTTAATCGAACAAATACGGCATATACTTAAGTTGGACCAAGTCGTTAACGTTGGTTTAGTTGGTGCGGGTAAGCTTGGACACGCGTTGTGCAATTATACGGCCTACTTAAAAGATAATATGAAAATCGTTGCTGTATTCGATGCACATGAGTCTAAAATCGGGTCCCTCATTAACAATCATACGGTGCTTCCGATGGGCGATCTTATCCCCACGGTGCGGAATCATCATATTCGGATTGGTATTATAACCGTACCTGCTGCTGAAGCGCAGCAAGTCGCAGATCAGTTCGTTGAGGCAGGAGTTGAAGCGATTCTTAACTTTGCACCTGTCATTTTAAAAGTTCCGTCGCATATTCGTGTGCACACGGCTGATTTCACGACGGATTTGTTCAGTTTAGCTTATTATTTAACCGAATCAGGAAAGGACGCGGCTGCAGAATGACACAACGTACGATTATTCGCAACGGCATATTTGCCGTGTTAAACCCAAATAGCTCTCAAACCTCGTTACGAGGATCCATGGTTATTGAAGATGATAAGATCGTTTATATCGGAGAGAACTTGCCAACTGAGTATGAAGGTGACGAGGCTGAAATCATAGATGGTAAAGGATTGTTCTTCCTTCCAGGACTCGTGAATACGCATGGACATGCTGCTATGTCCCTGTTGCGCGGTTACGGCGACGACATGGTGTTGCAATCATGGTTGCAAGAAAAAATGTGGCCAATGGAAGCGAAGTTTACGAGCCAAGACGTATATTGGGGAACATCGTTGTCCGTCTTAGAGATGTTGAAAGGCGGAACGACGACATTTGTTGATATGTATGACCATATGGATGAAGTCGCAAAAGTGAGTGAGCAGTCAGGCATTCGTGCACGACTGATGCGTGGAGCTATCGGCCTCTGTCCAGAGGATGTGCAACAGCACAAGCTGAATGAGGCGATTCAATTCGCACAAAATTGGAATGGCAAGGCGGATGGACGTATTACAACAATGCTCGCGCCGCACGCGCCATACACATGCCCACCTGCCTTTATTGAGAAGTTTGTACAGGCGGCGCACGACTTGGATCTATCCCTTCATACACATATGTCGGAGACGAGAGCCGAAGTAGAGCAGAATGTAGCTGATTACGGTCTGCGTCCTGTGGCGCATTTGGAGAAGCTAGGCTTCTTCAGCCGTCCATCCTTCGTCGCGCATGCTGTCCATTTAACAGATGAAGAGATTGAGACGCTGGCAACATACAAGGTAGCTGTATCTCACAACCCAGGCAGTAACTTGAAACTGGCGAGTGGTATAGCACGTGTAGTGGATATGTTGAAAGCAGGTATCGTTGTCTCTTTAGGCACGGATGGACCTGCTAGCAATAACAATCTAGATATGTTTGAGGAAATTCGTTTGGCAGCACTTATTCATAAGGGTGTCTCCGGTGATCCGACTGCTGTTCCAGCTGCTGAAGCGTTGCGTATGGGTACTTTGTACGGTGCGCAGACGATTCAATTGGCTGATGTGGGATTACTTGAAGCGGGCATGAAGGCCGATTTTGTAGCAGTCGATATCGATCAGCCTCATTTCATTCCACATACGGATTTTGTGTCTCACATGGTGTACTCGGCTTCCGCTAAAGATGTTAAACATGTTTGGGTAAACGGACGCCAAGTTGTGAAGAACAGCGAGTGCCTAACGATGGACGAAGAACGTATTCGTCATGAAGCTCAGCAATGCTTTGAACAATTGCTGAAGCGGTAAGCGGGGGAATACGTATGGCAAGAAGCGGGCCGCGTCGGCGGACAAACCGTAAAAAGTGGATCGCGATCACTATTTTTATGTTAATCATTGTTATTGTTGCACTGGTTCAATTTTTTAAGTATATTCATCAGGATGAATGGGCGAACGAACAACAAGTTATCGAACGAGCTAACAAAGTCGTTGCTTTGACCCATATTAACAAAATCGAGAAATCGGTTTGGGAATCGGTCTATTATGTTGTCTCGGGGCTGGATGCACAAAACGAAGAGCAGATTGTATGGGTGGGTCCTGAATCGTCATCCGTTCTGCCAGCGAGCAAGGTAGTCGCTAAGGAACAAATTGAGGCCCAGCTTCAGCAGCAATATAACGATATAGAGATTGTGCGCCTCGTGCGAGGCGTTAAAGATAAGCAATATGTGTGGCAAGCGCTCGTTGAGCGTAAGGATGAACAACAAGTAAATCGTCACTACTATCATTTTTTTGATGTGAAAACGGGTCATCCAATCGGGGAAGCTTATCCGCTTCCGAATCAATAGTTGCTGCTATGGGCTGCTTCTTGTGTCAGTTATGACATGAGGAGTGGCCCTCTATTTGTTTCAGCTGATCGCTTTGCCACACATTGCATACGGTACGTTGTGCAATATATGATATACTTAAATATATATTTACAGATATATAAGATGATATACAAAATAATAGTCATAGTAACGTATCACAAAGGGCATGAAGTATAAACGATTTATAGATGCGATAGGGGGAGCAACATGGCTAAAATTAGACCAATTCCAACCGTAACCATTATGGCGCTTGCTGGGGCCGTGTTGTTTGGCGGTTGGCACTTGTATGAAACCAAAATGGTAGAGCAGCCGCTGGCAGAAGCCATTCAAGAGCATAAGTTGGCAAAGCAGGTGCAAGTGGATTTGCAGCAGAAATCGGTAGTCGTAAAATTAGAAGCGAAACCAGAGGCGAATGTACGTGAGTTGGTACAAGCTGCTTACAAAGAAGCGGATAAACGTGCAAAAGGTCGTAGCATTCGTGTTGAAATGATAAATGAGCAATCCACTCCACGGCTTGAGCAAATATGGTCTAAGGCTATATTTGGAGTTGCGGAAGCGATGGTTCATCAAAAATATAGTGATATTCCGAAGCAGTTAACAGCGTTGACACAACAGACGACGGTGAACGTTGAGACCGAAATGGATGAGCGTTTTGTATATGTGACGCTAAAAGATGGTAAAGGAATAAAAACCGTGTTATTACCATTGCAAGGGGAGAAAATGGGGGTGTGGCCAAATGAACAAGCAAAATTGGTTACGCTGGACTGAATGGGCAATCGGCATAGCTGTGCCAATGATACTGTTTCTTACTTTCCAAGGCATTAATATTTGGCCGGTGCTTATTGTTGGCGCTGCGTTAACGGCGCTAGTTATCGCGGTGCGAATGCGTGGCGGGGATAAAGGTGGAGCAGGCGGTTTTGGCGGTTTAAAACAGCGTAGAGCTACTAACAAGAGCGCGATCGATAACATTCGATTTGAGCAAATCGGTGGACACGAGCGGGCGAAGCGAGAATTAGTGGAAGCACTGGACTTTTTGGTCAAACCGGAACAAATTCGCCAATTCGGCATCCGGCCGTTAAAAGGAATTTTGCTGGCAGGTCCTCCCGGTACGGGCAAGACGTTAATGGCGAAAGCAGCAGCGCACTATGCGGATGCCGTGTTTGTCGGTTCATCAGGCAGTGAGTTTGTCGAAATGTACGTCGGTGTCGGTGCTGGGCGTATTCGAGATCTGTTCAAGGAGGCACGACAGCTTGCCTTAAAACAGAAAAAAGAAAACGCCGTCATTTTTATTGATGAAATTGACGTCATTGGCGGCAAACGAGAAGGCGGTCAGCAGAAGGAGTACGATCAAACGCTGAATCAGTTGCTCACCGAAATGGACGGTTTGTATGGTGATTCATCACCGCGGATACTTGTGATGGCGGCTACTAACCGTAAAGAGATGCTGGATAGTGCATTACTGCGGCCAGGTCGATTTGACCGTCACATTGAAGTTGATTTGCCGGACAAAAAAGGGCGTTTGCACATTATTCAGCTACATGCACAAAATAAACCACTCGCTGCTGATGTTGATTTAAATCGTATAGCGGAGGAGACGTTCAGCTTCTCTGGAGCACAGCTCGAAAGCGTGCTGAATGAAGCTGCTATTTACGCCATGCGCGCAGAGGCGAAGCAGATCACGATGGAGCATATGTCACAAGCCATAGATAAAGTGATGTTGGGCGAGAAGACGGATCGGGAAGCAAACCATGAAGAGCGCCGACGTGTTGCTATTCATGAACTTGGACATGCACTTGTCGCCGAAGCTGTACGACCGGGGAGTGTGTCACAAGTGGCGTTAAGTCCACGTGGCAAAGCGCTTGGTTATGTGCGCCACCATTCGCAGCAGGAGCGTTATTTGTACACGAAGCCCTATTTAGAGGAGCAAATCATGATTGCACTTGGCGGTGCTGTAGCAGAGGAAATGTTCTACGGAAATCGCAGCACGGGCTCGCAAGGTGATTTTGACCAGTCGTTAAATATTGTCGATACGATGATCAATGCAGGCCTAACCGAATTAGGAATAGTGCGTTTGAAAAATGTGACACCAGATGCCTTGTCCGACGCGACAAAGGCGATTATGGTTGAACTAACAGATCGAACCCATACGATGCTCGAAACGCAAAGAACTGTATTTATGTCCTGTCTGGACGTACTCATACGTGAGGAAAACTTGACAGGTGAACATTTTAGATGTCTGATTCGTGACAAGAAACATTTACCAGTGTGAAAATACACTGGTTTTTTCTTTTTCTTTCAGAAATTCATGATAAGATAGAATAAGGTACTTATGCACTGATAACGATACCTGTTTATCGGGTACACTAGCAGAGCATAGCATTATTGAAAGGTGGAAGAGACCATGTTTTTCAAAAAAATCGGCGTCATCGGCGGCGGTACAATGGGCCAAGGCATTGCAGAAATGCTTGCTGTCAAAGGTCTGGACGTGCTGTTGGTGGAACAATCGTCGGAGAAGCTGGACCATGCATATGAAATGATCGAAACAAGCTTGGATAAGCAACTTGAGAAATGGGCTATCACCCAAGCGGAAAAAAAATTAATTTTGTCGCGCATACATAAAGTGACGCATTTAGCGGAACTTAGCGCGTGCGATATGGTCATCGAAACGATTACTGAAGACTTGGATGCGAAAAAAGAAGTGTTTGCAGAACTTGATCGCGTCTGCCCAAGCAGCATCATTTTGGCAAGTAACACATCCACATTGTCGCTTACGGAACTGGCGAGTACGACGAAGTATCCGGAGCGCGTTATTGGCATGCACTTTATTCATCCCGTATCTAAAGTGGACTTGTGCGAAATTATCCGTGGGTTAAAAACTTCTGAAGCAACTTTCAGTGAAACGAAACGTTTTGTTGAAGAAGTTGTACAGAAAAAAGGCGTCATGGTGTACGAGTCCCCAGGCTTTGTTACTACGCGCATGATCTGTACTTTGATCAACGAAGCACTGCACGTATTGCAAGAAGGTGTCGCTTCTGCTGAGGATATCGACAATGCGATGAGAATCGGATACAATTTCCAGTATGGACCGCTTGAGATGGCAGACCGCTTCGGTCTTGATTCGGTATCTGCGGCTATGGAGCGCATGTTCCGCGAATTCGGAGACATCAAGTACCGTCCGTCCGTATTGTTGAAAAAGATGGTCCGTGCTGGCCACCTCGGTGTAAAGACGGGCGAAGGATTTTTCAAGTATGACAAGGATGGGGATAGACTATGAAAATTCTCGTAATTAACGCGGGCAGCTCCTCGCTCAAATACCAATTGTACGATATGACAGACGAAACTGTATTGGCATCCGGTCGTGTAGAACGTATTGGAATGGATTCCTCCATTCTCGTTCACGAACCGCACCATGCAGAAGAAATTTCAGAAGTTA harbors:
- the dinG gene encoding ATP-dependent DNA helicase DinG, translating into MRFAVLDFETTGNQPSDEIIQIGLTVLGHDLSVEREYHSFVRPTIPIPEFISQLTGIRDVDVQDAPDIDEAMTGLVPLLSDVVLVGHHIAFDYQFLTRALEQTGYLPFTGRILDTIELLRVLFPSLSSFQLGAVTHQFGIEHDRPHQADSDAKATADVFVRCMQAIDDLPLLTLQRVVDVFGAEERDLKWLFEQKLQERERNVADWDDNDGYHPFRQLVLKQNDWTETQLPRDPSEQSPLKGVSFQSFMDQVRSNLSTMLDNYEPRASQEQMFNEVMDCLDNDRHLLIEAGTGTGKSLGYLLPSLYYSIEQEKKVIVSTHTINLQEQLRQRDLPLLEQIMPVPFKASVLKGRSHYLCLRKFEHKIINSEYTHARDDVLTAAQMIVWLSHTEHGDDEELHLVHKGPDFWDTVSSDSDSCLNRACPWFRRCFYHRAKNDANLSDVIITNHSLLFTDVIAEHRLLPTYEHLVIDEAHHFEETAGKHLGTHVQYFSLVHPMTRLFKDSKNGALILLQQVLRLSGNEKALIWAEGIEKLLTQIVNVKEQWDRLHDQLFQLLPANETGQIEAGQVVLRLKSGERPETWNDVTEIEADIHTRLNEIVRSGEKLVQEWKDMDDDELQSVVVDVTGLFKELGQVRDDFRLFMQGTDPETVYWMEGNSQYRAKSMQLYAVPVDVSEALKRYFFEPKKSVILTSATLSVDKSFHFVAEQIGLKDAEKDGRLHTVILQSPFNYREQALVVIPRDFPSVKGASDAKFNNKLAQSLAEVAKVTKGRMLVLFTSYRMLREVYEPLKESLSVEGIQVLGQGIDSGNRSKLTRRFRDQSASVLLGTSSFWEGVDIPGDALMCLAIVRLPFQPPNHPLVEAKSERLKRQNQNPFRKYSVPQAVIRFKQGFGRLVRTTQDKGIVIIYDTRVIETSYGKHFLYSLPGPKMEHMATEHLVPRIQTWLEDNKKDDSEQ
- a CDS encoding redox-sensing transcriptional repressor Rex, producing the protein MKSMKISEAVVRRLPVYLRHLIELKQREVLTVSSQDLGQKLDLNPAQIRKDLAYFGDFGRKGIGYDVSYLIEQIRHILKLDQVVNVGLVGAGKLGHALCNYTAYLKDNMKIVAVFDAHESKIGSLINNHTVLPMGDLIPTVRNHHIRIGIITVPAAEAQQVADQFVEAGVEAILNFAPVILKVPSHIRVHTADFTTDLFSLAYYLTESGKDAAAE
- a CDS encoding amidohydrolase, giving the protein MTQRTIIRNGIFAVLNPNSSQTSLRGSMVIEDDKIVYIGENLPTEYEGDEAEIIDGKGLFFLPGLVNTHGHAAMSLLRGYGDDMVLQSWLQEKMWPMEAKFTSQDVYWGTSLSVLEMLKGGTTTFVDMYDHMDEVAKVSEQSGIRARLMRGAIGLCPEDVQQHKLNEAIQFAQNWNGKADGRITTMLAPHAPYTCPPAFIEKFVQAAHDLDLSLHTHMSETRAEVEQNVADYGLRPVAHLEKLGFFSRPSFVAHAVHLTDEEIETLATYKVAVSHNPGSNLKLASGIARVVDMLKAGIVVSLGTDGPASNNNLDMFEEIRLAALIHKGVSGDPTAVPAAEALRMGTLYGAQTIQLADVGLLEAGMKADFVAVDIDQPHFIPHTDFVSHMVYSASAKDVKHVWVNGRQVVKNSECLTMDEERIRHEAQQCFEQLLKR
- a CDS encoding cell wall elongation regulator TseB-like domain-containing protein; translated protein: MARSGPRRRTNRKKWIAITIFMLIIVIVALVQFFKYIHQDEWANEQQVIERANKVVALTHINKIEKSVWESVYYVVSGLDAQNEEQIVWVGPESSSVLPASKVVAKEQIEAQLQQQYNDIEIVRLVRGVKDKQYVWQALVERKDEQQVNRHYYHFFDVKTGHPIGEAYPLPNQ
- a CDS encoding quinolinate synthase, producing the protein MAKIRPIPTVTIMALAGAVLFGGWHLYETKMVEQPLAEAIQEHKLAKQVQVDLQQKSVVVKLEAKPEANVRELVQAAYKEADKRAKGRSIRVEMINEQSTPRLEQIWSKAIFGVAEAMVHQKYSDIPKQLTALTQQTTVNVETEMDERFVYVTLKDGKGIKTVLLPLQGEKMGVWPNEQAKLVTLD
- a CDS encoding AAA family ATPase, which gives rise to MNKQNWLRWTEWAIGIAVPMILFLTFQGINIWPVLIVGAALTALVIAVRMRGGDKGGAGGFGGLKQRRATNKSAIDNIRFEQIGGHERAKRELVEALDFLVKPEQIRQFGIRPLKGILLAGPPGTGKTLMAKAAAHYADAVFVGSSGSEFVEMYVGVGAGRIRDLFKEARQLALKQKKENAVIFIDEIDVIGGKREGGQQKEYDQTLNQLLTEMDGLYGDSSPRILVMAATNRKEMLDSALLRPGRFDRHIEVDLPDKKGRLHIIQLHAQNKPLAADVDLNRIAEETFSFSGAQLESVLNEAAIYAMRAEAKQITMEHMSQAIDKVMLGEKTDREANHEERRRVAIHELGHALVAEAVRPGSVSQVALSPRGKALGYVRHHSQQERYLYTKPYLEEQIMIALGGAVAEEMFYGNRSTGSQGDFDQSLNIVDTMINAGLTELGIVRLKNVTPDALSDATKAIMVELTDRTHTMLETQRTVFMSCLDVLIREENLTGEHFRCLIRDKKHLPV
- a CDS encoding 3-hydroxyacyl-CoA dehydrogenase family protein yields the protein MFFKKIGVIGGGTMGQGIAEMLAVKGLDVLLVEQSSEKLDHAYEMIETSLDKQLEKWAITQAEKKLILSRIHKVTHLAELSACDMVIETITEDLDAKKEVFAELDRVCPSSIILASNTSTLSLTELASTTKYPERVIGMHFIHPVSKVDLCEIIRGLKTSEATFSETKRFVEEVVQKKGVMVYESPGFVTTRMICTLINEALHVLQEGVASAEDIDNAMRIGYNFQYGPLEMADRFGLDSVSAAMERMFREFGDIKYRPSVLLKKMVRAGHLGVKTGEGFFKYDKDGDRL